The following coding sequences lie in one Bacteroidota bacterium genomic window:
- a CDS encoding NADP-dependent isocitrate dehydrogenase — METKQRITIARGDGIGPEIMDATLEILMAAGARLEADYIEVGEKVYLAGYTSGISPEDMETLRRNKIFLKAPITTPQGGGYKSLNVNIRKTFGLYANVRPAVSYHPFVPSAHPKMNLVIVRENEEDLYAGIEHQQTPEVVQCLKILTRPGTEKIIRYAFEFTRSQGRKKLTCMTKDNIMKLTDGMFHKVFDEVGKEYPDIEQEHWIIDIGMAKIADSPADFDVIVMPNLYGDIASDVAAQVAGSVGLAGSANIGDEYAMFEAIHGSAPRRAGQNLANPSGLLHGAILMLQHIGQNDVAEKIHNAWLRTIEDRVVTYDLARKIKESGETRYTEVGTREFAQAVIQRLGEKPQTLRAVDYSNAVAVEFRKPTFKDVRDQHTELVGSDVFIHDGKIDAQALGNKLEALAGQDLKLVMISNRGQLVYPGHFPETFCTDHWRCRFERRDTSAPTTHAQIRELLGRIEAEGLKWIKLENLYYIDGQRAYSLSGGQ, encoded by the coding sequence ATGGAAACAAAGCAACGCATTACAATTGCAAGGGGCGACGGCATCGGTCCCGAAATCATGGATGCCACACTGGAGATTCTGATGGCCGCCGGTGCGCGCCTAGAAGCCGACTACATCGAAGTGGGAGAAAAAGTGTATCTGGCAGGATATACTTCGGGCATCAGCCCTGAAGACATGGAAACCCTCCGCCGGAACAAGATCTTTTTGAAGGCGCCCATCACTACCCCGCAGGGCGGAGGGTATAAGAGCCTAAACGTCAACATCCGAAAGACCTTTGGTCTTTATGCCAACGTGCGTCCGGCTGTAAGCTATCATCCTTTTGTACCATCGGCTCATCCAAAAATGAATCTGGTGATTGTGCGCGAAAACGAGGAAGACCTGTATGCCGGCATCGAGCACCAGCAAACGCCCGAAGTGGTTCAATGCCTGAAAATTCTCACCCGTCCGGGCACCGAAAAAATCATCCGCTATGCCTTTGAGTTCACCCGCAGCCAGGGCAGGAAAAAGCTCACCTGCATGACCAAAGACAATATCATGAAACTGACCGACGGCATGTTTCATAAGGTGTTCGATGAGGTTGGCAAGGAATATCCCGACATTGAGCAGGAACACTGGATCATCGATATTGGCATGGCCAAGATTGCCGACAGCCCGGCCGACTTTGATGTGATTGTGATGCCTAACCTGTATGGCGACATAGCATCCGACGTAGCCGCGCAGGTGGCTGGTTCGGTTGGTCTGGCAGGCAGTGCCAATATTGGTGACGAATACGCCATGTTCGAAGCCATCCACGGCTCGGCACCCCGCAGGGCAGGGCAGAACCTGGCCAACCCATCCGGTTTGTTGCATGGCGCAATACTTATGCTTCAACACATTGGCCAGAACGACGTGGCCGAAAAGATTCACAACGCCTGGCTCCGAACCATCGAAGACCGCGTGGTAACTTACGACCTGGCGCGTAAAATCAAAGAAAGCGGCGAAACCAGGTACACCGAAGTGGGTACGCGGGAGTTTGCCCAGGCCGTGATACAAAGACTGGGCGAAAAACCTCAGACCCTGAGAGCCGTCGATTACAGCAATGCTGTGGCCGTGGAGTTCAGGAAGCCTACTTTCAAGGATGTGCGCGACCAGCATACCGAACTGGTGGGCAGCGATGTGTTTATCCACGATGGAAAGATTGATGCACAAGCACTTGGCAACAAGCTGGAGGCCCTGGCAGGTCAGGATTTGAAGCTGGTAATGATCAGCAACCGTGGACAGCTGGTTTATCCCGGTCATTTCCCTGAAACATTCTGCACCGACCACTGGCGCTGCCGTTTCGAACGCCGCGACACTTCCGCTCCGACCACTCATGCACAGATCCGCGAACTGCTCGGCCGCATTGAGGCTGAAGGACTAAAGTGGATCAAGCTCGAGAACCTCTATTATATTGACGGACAGAGGGCTTATAGCCTGAGTGGCGGACAATAA
- the gldA gene encoding gliding motility-associated ABC transporter ATP-binding subunit GldA, with translation MSVVVNNVSKVYGTQYALRNVSLTINRGEIVGLLGPNGAGKSTLMKILTCFIPPTSGTAAVMGYDVQENPLEVQRLVGYLPETNPLYTDMYIREYLAFVAGLHNIKGQAAKLRIEELIALTGLEIEIHKKIGMLSKGYRQRVGLAQAMIHDPQVLILDEPTAGLDPNQLLEIRQLIQDLGRQKTVILSTHIMQEVEAVCNRVIIINKGSIVADDTTENITKNTGTELIEVELGQRVDKQAFTTIEGLKQAHHLKDNIWQLEPRKETDIRPGLMRWATRNNITILSMKSITRSMEESFHQLTGKK, from the coding sequence ATGTCGGTCGTAGTAAACAATGTGAGCAAGGTATATGGCACACAGTATGCCCTGCGGAATGTGAGCCTGACCATCAATCGCGGGGAGATCGTTGGACTGCTGGGACCCAACGGAGCCGGTAAATCCACTTTGATGAAGATTCTCACCTGTTTTATCCCGCCAACTTCGGGCACCGCAGCAGTGATGGGTTACGACGTGCAGGAGAATCCGCTTGAAGTGCAGCGTCTTGTGGGATACCTGCCCGAAACCAATCCGTTGTACACCGACATGTACATCCGCGAATACCTGGCTTTTGTGGCAGGGCTGCACAACATCAAAGGACAAGCAGCTAAATTGCGCATCGAGGAACTGATTGCCCTCACAGGTCTGGAAATCGAGATCCACAAGAAGATAGGCATGCTTTCGAAAGGTTACCGCCAGCGCGTGGGCCTGGCGCAGGCCATGATACACGACCCGCAGGTGCTCATACTCGACGAGCCTACCGCGGGGCTCGACCCCAACCAATTGCTCGAGATCCGACAACTGATTCAGGATCTGGGCAGGCAAAAAACCGTGATTCTTTCCACCCATATCATGCAGGAAGTGGAGGCAGTGTGCAACAGGGTGATCATCATCAACAAAGGAAGCATTGTGGCCGACGACACCACCGAAAACATTACCAAAAATACCGGCACCGAACTGATCGAGGTAGAACTTGGTCAAAGAGTTGACAAACAGGCGTTTACCACCATCGAAGGACTAAAACAAGCCCACCACCTCAAAGACAACATCTGGCAGCTTGAACCCCGCAAAGAAACCGACATCAGGCCTGGACTTATGCGCTGGGCAACCCGGAATAACATTACCATACTGAGCATGAAAAGCATTACCAGGAGCATGGAAGAATCTTTTCATCAGCTCACCGGAAAAAAATAA
- a CDS encoding methionine adenosyltransferase, with protein MGFFFTSESVSEGHPDKVADQISDAVLDEMLRFDPESKVAVETLVTTGLAVVAGEVKTKGYVDLQQIVRNTINEIGYTKASYRFDGNSCGVLSAIHEQSPDINQGVERSNPELQGAGDQGMMFGYACREMDNFMPLSTELAHLLLQELSKIRREGQQMTYLGPDAKSQVTIEYENGWKPLRIDTIVVSTQHDDFASEAEMLRTIKNDVVNILLPRVKAHLPEKYKHLLDSADMKLFVNPTGKFVIGGPHGDSGLTGRKIIVDTYGGRGAHGGGAFSGKDASKVDRSAAYAARHIAKNIVAAGIADEVLVQVAYAIGVAEPVGFYVNTFGTAKVKDADGRTLSDDKIAGIIARIPSLDLRPYHITRRFGLKFPIFRETAAYGHFGREPFEKEVELYYEDEHTRVETDANGNKRFFRKVTFFGWEKTDAVDDIRKAFGI; from the coding sequence ATGGGATTTTTTTTCACTTCCGAATCAGTTTCCGAAGGTCATCCGGACAAAGTAGCCGATCAGATCTCGGATGCCGTGCTCGACGAAATGCTCCGCTTTGACCCCGAATCAAAAGTAGCGGTCGAAACCCTCGTGACCACCGGCCTGGCCGTTGTGGCGGGTGAGGTGAAGACGAAAGGTTATGTTGACCTTCAGCAAATTGTGCGCAACACCATTAACGAAATTGGCTATACCAAGGCAAGCTACCGCTTCGACGGCAACTCATGCGGTGTGCTCTCGGCCATTCATGAGCAGTCGCCCGATATCAACCAGGGCGTGGAGCGCAGCAATCCCGAACTGCAGGGCGCTGGCGACCAGGGCATGATGTTTGGCTATGCCTGCCGCGAGATGGACAATTTCATGCCCCTGAGCACAGAATTGGCACATCTTCTCCTGCAAGAGCTTTCAAAAATAAGGCGCGAAGGCCAGCAGATGACTTACCTCGGACCGGATGCCAAATCGCAGGTCACCATCGAATACGAAAATGGCTGGAAGCCCCTGCGCATCGATACGATTGTCGTTTCGACCCAGCATGATGATTTTGCCAGCGAAGCCGAAATGCTCCGCACCATTAAGAACGATGTAGTCAACATTTTGCTTCCGAGGGTAAAAGCACACCTGCCTGAAAAATACAAGCACCTGCTCGACAGTGCCGACATGAAACTTTTTGTGAACCCCACCGGCAAGTTTGTCATTGGCGGCCCCCATGGCGATTCGGGCCTCACAGGGCGAAAAATCATTGTGGACACCTATGGTGGACGGGGTGCCCATGGCGGAGGCGCTTTCTCGGGCAAGGATGCGTCGAAGGTTGACCGTTCGGCCGCTTATGCCGCCCGCCACATCGCCAAAAATATCGTAGCCGCCGGAATAGCCGACGAGGTGCTTGTGCAGGTGGCCTATGCCATCGGTGTGGCCGAGCCTGTTGGTTTCTACGTCAATACCTTTGGTACAGCTAAAGTCAAAGATGCAGATGGCCGCACACTTTCCGACGATAAGATCGCAGGCATCATCGCCCGCATTCCCTCGCTCGATCTCCGGCCCTACCACATCACCCGCCGCTTTGGTCTGAAGTTCCCGATCTTCAGGGAGACGGCAGCCTATGGCCACTTCGGACGCGAACCCTTCGAAAAAGAAGTTGAGCTATACTACGAGGACGAGCATACGCGGGTAGAAACCGATGCCAACGGCAACAAACGTTTCTTCAGGAAAGTAACCTTCTTCGGCTGGGAAAAAACCGATGCCGTTGACGACATCAGGAAAGCGTTCGGGATTTAG
- a CDS encoding AraC family transcriptional regulator, whose translation MNFGPITHNTPKLEPFIQGFAFAMADQRTQDDSIILPPLGFPSLLLECSPDTKYAENSIRSNNCLLIGTHTHQIAIPGLHLNYLRIDFKPYGLYNLLLLEMRTFVNQVIDAKIVFGAEEMESLISDLVSLKTRTSKARRVEHFFLEIASNRQTTNHPIYDEVADKILSSNGLSRDVHTFGHPGSLRSLERYFKNHIGLTIKTFQGVIRHKYIIAKMAENPSFKWNDPALDGIFYDQSHFDRDFKKFEGIKPSKYKSSISIF comes from the coding sequence TTGAATTTCGGACCCATAACCCACAACACCCCGAAACTGGAACCATTTATCCAGGGCTTTGCTTTTGCTATGGCAGATCAGCGAACACAGGATGATTCAATTATCCTGCCGCCTCTTGGGTTTCCTTCGCTATTGCTCGAATGCAGCCCCGATACCAAATATGCTGAAAACTCCATTAGAAGCAACAATTGCCTGCTTATTGGAACGCATACACACCAGATAGCAATCCCCGGCCTTCACCTCAATTACCTGCGCATCGACTTTAAACCCTATGGGTTGTATAACCTGTTGTTGCTTGAAATGAGAACATTTGTAAACCAGGTTATTGATGCTAAAATCGTTTTCGGGGCGGAGGAAATGGAGTCGTTAATCAGTGATTTGGTCTCGTTAAAAACCAGGACTTCCAAAGCCAGAAGGGTAGAGCACTTTTTTTTAGAAATAGCTTCAAACCGCCAGACAACAAATCATCCAATCTATGATGAGGTTGCAGATAAGATACTATCATCCAACGGATTATCGAGAGATGTACATACATTCGGCCATCCCGGTTCACTTAGAAGTTTGGAGCGATATTTTAAAAATCACATTGGACTAACGATTAAAACCTTTCAAGGCGTTATCAGGCACAAATACATAATTGCTAAAATGGCAGAGAACCCCTCGTTTAAATGGAATGATCCCGCCCTTGATGGCATTTTTTACGACCAATCGCACTTTGACCGCGATTTTAAGAAATTCGAAGGCATCAAACCATCCAAATACAAGAGTTCTATCTCAATTTTCTGA
- a CDS encoding OmpA family protein — MKILHPHYALVAAFCCYSLLLNAQISPESILKNAKKKTERKIENRIERRIDKAVDKTLDNIENGAEGDKKKEQKDKKTEPKAEKPTEKDQTEKPNKNDKATEAEKPEAEQKQASPQLAWNKYDFVPGTEIIFEDNQEGEQNGEFPSKWDLVEGNIENANFNGENVIYFISVNANGGGGIVPLIKNNTEDYLPEEFTVEFDAYFTDQHLTYYLFFADYKNQKKISRSGSNQALWAAEQYLRFTQNGADGKNIASKTMPDTKSNTNIPRWRHISVSFNKRALKAYIDDTRILNIPNVEFNPTGIGLSTHNPDGKRVGYIKNIRIAKGAVPLYDKVLTDGKFVTTGIKFDVNKATIKAESLGTINYVVKMMQDNPTLKFSVEGHTDSDGDEASNLKLSEARAKAVMDKLTELGIAKDRLTSKGHGESKPMAANDSPEGKAQNRRVEFVKF, encoded by the coding sequence ATGAAAATCCTGCATCCACACTATGCACTTGTTGCTGCATTTTGCTGTTATTCCTTGTTGCTTAATGCACAAATCAGCCCCGAAAGCATTTTGAAAAATGCTAAGAAAAAGACCGAGCGAAAAATTGAAAACCGGATAGAGCGCCGCATCGACAAGGCTGTTGATAAAACCCTCGACAATATTGAAAACGGCGCAGAAGGCGACAAAAAGAAAGAGCAGAAAGACAAGAAAACTGAACCGAAAGCAGAAAAACCAACTGAAAAAGATCAGACTGAAAAACCCAACAAAAATGACAAGGCAACCGAGGCCGAAAAACCTGAAGCAGAACAAAAGCAGGCATCCCCTCAGCTTGCATGGAATAAATATGATTTTGTACCCGGCACTGAGATTATTTTTGAAGACAATCAGGAAGGGGAACAAAACGGTGAGTTCCCGAGCAAATGGGATTTGGTAGAAGGAAATATTGAAAATGCAAATTTCAATGGAGAAAATGTTATCTATTTCATTAGTGTCAATGCTAACGGAGGTGGGGGTATTGTTCCACTTATCAAAAATAATACTGAAGATTACTTACCTGAAGAATTTACTGTAGAATTTGATGCTTATTTTACTGACCAACATTTGACATACTATTTGTTTTTTGCAGATTATAAAAATCAAAAAAAAATAAGCCGATCTGGATCAAACCAAGCATTATGGGCTGCCGAACAATATTTAAGGTTTACCCAAAATGGTGCTGATGGTAAAAACATTGCTTCTAAAACAATGCCAGACACAAAATCAAATACCAACATACCAAGATGGAGACATATTTCAGTTTCTTTCAACAAAAGAGCATTAAAGGCATATATTGATGATACTCGTATTCTCAATATTCCAAATGTTGAGTTTAATCCCACAGGAATTGGATTATCAACTCATAACCCTGATGGGAAAAGAGTTGGTTATATAAAAAACATCCGCATTGCCAAAGGTGCTGTTCCCCTGTATGATAAAGTACTTACAGATGGCAAATTTGTTACCACCGGCATAAAGTTCGATGTAAACAAAGCCACCATCAAAGCCGAATCTTTAGGCACCATTAACTATGTAGTGAAAATGATGCAGGATAACCCTACGCTAAAGTTTTCGGTAGAAGGGCACACCGACAGCGATGGCGACGAGGCATCCAACCTTAAGCTTTCTGAAGCCCGTGCTAAAGCCGTAATGGATAAACTTACAGAACTCGGAATTGCCAAAGATCGCCTTACTTCAAAAGGACATGGCGAAAGCAAACCGATGGCAGCCAACGATTCGCCCGAAGGTAAAGCGCAAAACCGCAGGGTTGAATTTGTCAAGTTTTAA
- a CDS encoding MmcQ/YjbR family DNA-binding protein — protein sequence MDHESIRNYCLSKPQAAESLPFDDQTLVFKVGGKMFAVLALDEPNLALKASPDEVMFRLEHYPEVQPPRYFDKRHWHFVHFDNLTDEKLLLQWIDWSYELIVSSLPKKTRIALNL from the coding sequence ATGGACCACGAAAGCATCCGGAACTACTGCCTGAGCAAGCCGCAAGCTGCCGAGAGCTTGCCCTTCGACGATCAAACCCTCGTGTTCAAAGTGGGCGGCAAAATGTTTGCCGTGCTCGCGCTCGACGAACCAAATCTGGCATTAAAAGCCAGCCCGGATGAGGTGATGTTCAGGCTTGAACATTACCCTGAAGTGCAGCCTCCACGTTATTTCGACAAGCGACACTGGCATTTTGTGCATTTCGATAACCTGACAGACGAAAAACTGCTGCTCCAGTGGATCGACTGGTCGTACGAACTTATAGTCAGCAGCTTGCCAAAGAAAACCCGGATTGCGCTTAACCTGTAA
- the trxA gene encoding thioredoxin, translating into MDYTLLLWLVVLVLLGVLFYRRVRQFRALTSHSADESDAPVQVLNGSNFDQTIANGLTLVDFWAPWCGPCRVIAPIMGSLASDYQGRVTVGKVNVDENQAIAARFGIRSIPTIILFKDGKVVEQLVGVRPKPALEKLLQKHLAQ; encoded by the coding sequence ATGGACTACACTTTGCTGCTTTGGTTGGTTGTGCTGGTGCTCCTTGGGGTGCTCTTTTACCGTAGGGTTAGGCAGTTCCGCGCGCTAACCAGCCACTCTGCCGATGAATCCGATGCCCCGGTGCAGGTGCTGAACGGGAGCAATTTTGATCAAACGATAGCCAATGGGCTCACCTTGGTTGATTTCTGGGCACCATGGTGCGGGCCTTGCCGGGTGATTGCACCCATAATGGGTTCGCTTGCCTCCGATTACCAGGGAAGAGTTACCGTGGGAAAAGTAAATGTGGACGAGAATCAGGCCATCGCTGCCAGATTTGGAATCCGGAGCATACCCACAATCATTCTTTTTAAGGATGGCAAAGTAGTTGAACAGCTTGTCGGAGTGCGGCCAAAGCCAGCACTGGAGAAACTGTTGCAGAAACACCTTGCGCAATAA
- a CDS encoding glycosyltransferase family 4 protein, with protein MKILVLGNYPPRQCGIATFTYNLVESLRTAAAQHRRKLDIGVIAMNDKGSTYPYPEVVARTIRDDNASAYVEAAEYINHSGADLLLVQHEYGIFGGESGVFLLNLLRRVRIPIVSTFHTVLEKPSFHQREVLSRIAAYSQYVVIMNSLAVDFLKQVFGVPAEKIVHIPHGVPDFEAHLDKLGRRPALWEGRKVMLTFGLIGRSKGIETVIRAMPEIVARHPDMRYVVLGKTHPHVLRLAGEEYRNMLQDLVMKLNLSDHVFFDNRYVDELELMSLLYHADLYVTPYLNRAQITSGTLSYAVSGGCAVFSTPYWHAEELLHQGLGILFDFQRSDLLAKKVNTLLDHPDQLAALQKKAFDYGTTITWPKAGLRYLDTLRLAISQFTFRETTPTLAPTYSTLHLQRLTTSTGLLQHAKGIIPSFEHGYCLDDNARAALCLLMAHEAGIEPLDTQLVSTYLAFVAHMQESNGAFSNYLSFDRKKFDQDFSDDAYGRAMWLLGYLINHAPCDALFMTAHEMFHRSLPHIDKLKYARGYANLIFGLLEYHRKFPDQERIIHLIKNLSDTLVLRYHQHKRDWWHWFEDALTYDNGLIPASLYASYQLLRDENYLAVAETTRQFLESKCFINPWLSLIGNHRWLRFDSTYELYAQQPIDAYAMVAMYEQAYLATGNEAFKQKMRQSYAWFHGENDLNVSVFDMETKGCNDGIEPRNINRNQGAESTVAYLMATVIVRRLGVV; from the coding sequence ATGAAAATCCTTGTGCTTGGAAACTATCCCCCACGTCAATGCGGCATTGCCACCTTCACTTACAACCTTGTGGAATCGCTCAGGACGGCTGCAGCGCAACACCGCCGAAAGCTGGATATCGGTGTGATTGCCATGAACGACAAAGGTTCAACCTATCCTTATCCAGAAGTGGTTGCCCGCACCATCCGCGACGACAATGCCTCAGCCTATGTTGAAGCGGCTGAATACATCAACCACAGTGGAGCCGATCTGCTACTGGTGCAGCATGAATACGGAATTTTCGGAGGCGAGAGCGGGGTATTTTTACTCAATCTTCTCCGACGGGTTCGCATTCCAATTGTGAGCACCTTTCACACGGTGCTCGAAAAACCCAGTTTTCACCAGCGTGAAGTATTGAGCCGCATTGCTGCATATTCGCAGTACGTGGTCATCATGAACAGCCTGGCTGTGGATTTTTTGAAGCAGGTTTTTGGCGTTCCTGCCGAGAAGATCGTTCACATTCCTCATGGCGTTCCTGATTTTGAGGCCCATCTGGACAAATTGGGCAGGCGACCTGCGCTTTGGGAGGGCCGCAAGGTGATGCTTACCTTCGGGCTGATCGGCCGAAGCAAAGGCATTGAAACGGTGATTAGGGCCATGCCGGAAATTGTAGCAAGGCACCCTGACATGCGCTATGTGGTGCTGGGAAAAACACATCCCCATGTGTTGAGGCTTGCCGGAGAGGAATACCGCAACATGCTGCAGGATCTGGTAATGAAGCTCAACCTGAGCGATCACGTGTTTTTCGACAATCGTTATGTGGACGAGCTCGAGCTGATGTCGTTGCTTTACCATGCCGATCTCTACGTAACGCCCTATTTGAACCGTGCACAAATAACCAGTGGCACGCTCAGCTATGCGGTCAGCGGGGGGTGTGCGGTATTCAGCACCCCTTACTGGCATGCCGAAGAACTGTTGCACCAAGGCCTGGGGATATTGTTCGATTTTCAGCGCAGCGATTTGCTGGCAAAAAAAGTGAATACACTGCTCGACCATCCGGATCAACTGGCTGCCTTGCAGAAAAAAGCTTTCGACTACGGCACCACCATCACCTGGCCTAAAGCGGGATTGCGCTATCTCGACACGTTGCGACTGGCTATCAGTCAGTTCACTTTCCGTGAAACCACCCCTACCCTTGCGCCCACCTATTCCACACTGCACCTGCAACGACTCACCACCAGCACCGGTTTGCTGCAACATGCCAAAGGCATCATTCCAAGTTTCGAGCATGGCTATTGCCTCGACGACAACGCACGTGCGGCACTTTGCCTGCTGATGGCTCATGAGGCCGGTATCGAGCCGCTCGACACACAGCTGGTCTCGACCTATCTGGCATTTGTAGCCCATATGCAGGAAAGCAATGGCGCTTTCAGCAACTACCTTTCTTTCGACCGGAAAAAGTTCGATCAGGATTTTTCCGACGATGCTTACGGCAGGGCCATGTGGCTACTTGGTTACCTCATCAATCATGCCCCTTGCGATGCCCTGTTCATGACGGCTCACGAAATGTTCCACCGCTCGCTCCCACATATCGACAAGCTGAAATACGCCAGAGGATATGCCAACCTGATTTTTGGACTGCTCGAATACCACCGTAAATTTCCCGATCAGGAACGCATCATCCACCTGATCAAGAACCTTTCAGACACCCTAGTCCTGCGATATCATCAGCACAAACGGGATTGGTGGCACTGGTTCGAAGATGCCCTGACCTACGACAACGGACTAATCCCAGCATCGCTCTATGCTTCCTATCAGCTGCTGCGCGACGAAAACTACCTGGCGGTTGCCGAAACCACACGTCAGTTCCTTGAGAGTAAATGTTTTATCAACCCCTGGCTCAGCCTGATTGGCAACCACCGCTGGCTGCGGTTCGACAGCACCTACGAGCTCTATGCACAGCAACCCATCGATGCGTATGCCATGGTTGCCATGTACGAACAGGCCTACCTTGCAACGGGCAATGAAGCGTTTAAGCAGAAAATGCGGCAGTCCTATGCCTGGTTTCACGGCGAAAACGACCTGAACGTCAGTGTCTTCGACATGGAAACCAAAGGCTGCAACGATGGCATTGAACCGCGGAACATCAACCGCAACCAAGGGGCTGAGAGCACCGTTGCTTACCTCATGGCAACAGTCATCGTGCGTAGGTTAGGTGTCGTTTAG
- a CDS encoding response regulator, with product MSTTVHRKPIRFVSDPRRVIVRFFFPGPESRVQSIIGKVADMPEEAARLTLNQSLRDFSSRHRNISKVFRRHFERVREIMNGRAGDLDALSQAKQLLIGAYFTSEYSIESAAFFNPSMVEDPDQTGLMEGQKRVIISFRATGEGHISSVVFRGGVLDKDNNLHLVPTGRLIDEAETVRNFIYRKSEFMEKLREMHADHHIVRHVMDKLREEFDYNELYRAIDETKRELRPSEAELKIMQTITWLGDSHYEISFSLDTGISDRVIFPIAAAESNGIEDARFVKFTDDDGRVRYYATYTAYNGFSIMPKLIETKDFYQFKVMPIHGENAQNKGMALFPRKINGKYAMLARIDGVNNYIMFSDDINRWGEAIKLQGPTYPWEFIQVGNCGSPIETEYGWLVITHGVGTMRKYVISAMLLDLDDPTKVIGQLCEPLISPNEEEREGYVPNVVYSCGSIINNDELVIPYAMSDTASTYCTVPLKELLTALVPSDLKLGRRKEGKAKARVLVVEDEVINQKVIAGILKADGYDVEIAPDGIVALMQISKGSFDVILSDIAMPNFDGYQMLEFIKKNKIEIPVVFLSGHTSPEDEAKGLSLGAADYIRKPIDRNLLLLRLQRLLGR from the coding sequence ATGAGCACGACAGTCCACCGCAAGCCCATCCGATTTGTGAGCGATCCGCGCAGAGTTATTGTCAGGTTTTTCTTCCCTGGTCCGGAGAGCAGGGTGCAAAGCATCATCGGCAAAGTAGCCGACATGCCCGAGGAGGCCGCACGGCTCACCCTGAATCAGTCGCTGCGCGATTTTTCGTCCAGACACAGGAATATTTCAAAGGTTTTTCGCCGGCACTTTGAGCGTGTGCGCGAAATCATGAACGGCCGGGCTGGCGACCTCGATGCGCTTAGTCAAGCCAAACAGTTGCTCATAGGCGCCTATTTTACCTCGGAATACAGCATAGAGTCGGCCGCATTTTTTAATCCCTCTATGGTGGAAGACCCCGACCAGACCGGTTTGATGGAGGGTCAGAAACGGGTCATCATCAGTTTCAGGGCCACAGGTGAGGGCCACATCAGTTCGGTAGTTTTTCGCGGGGGTGTGCTCGACAAGGACAACAACCTGCACCTTGTGCCCACAGGCCGCTTGATTGATGAGGCCGAAACGGTGCGCAATTTCATTTATCGAAAGAGCGAGTTTATGGAGAAGCTCCGCGAAATGCATGCCGATCACCATATCGTCAGACACGTGATGGATAAACTGCGGGAAGAGTTTGACTACAACGAACTTTATCGTGCCATCGACGAAACCAAACGGGAACTGCGCCCCAGCGAAGCTGAGCTCAAAATCATGCAAACCATCACCTGGCTGGGCGACTCGCACTACGAAATATCTTTCTCGCTCGACACCGGCATCTCCGACCGCGTCATCTTTCCCATCGCAGCCGCAGAAAGCAATGGCATCGAAGACGCGCGTTTCGTAAAATTTACCGACGACGATGGCAGGGTGAGGTATTACGCCACCTACACGGCCTACAATGGGTTTAGCATCATGCCTAAGCTCATCGAAACAAAGGATTTTTACCAGTTCAAGGTGATGCCCATCCATGGCGAAAACGCCCAGAACAAAGGCATGGCGCTTTTCCCCAGGAAGATCAACGGAAAATATGCCATGCTCGCACGCATCGACGGGGTGAACAACTACATCATGTTTTCTGACGACATCAACCGCTGGGGCGAAGCCATCAAACTTCAGGGGCCAACCTATCCCTGGGAGTTTATCCAGGTGGGTAACTGCGGTTCGCCCATCGAAACCGAGTATGGCTGGCTGGTGATCACCCACGGTGTGGGCACCATGCGAAAATATGTAATCAGCGCCATGCTCCTCGATCTCGACGACCCCACCAAGGTCATTGGCCAGCTCTGTGAACCTCTGATCTCGCCCAACGAGGAAGAACGCGAGGGCTATGTGCCCAATGTGGTTTATTCCTGCGGCTCAATCATCAACAACGACGAGCTGGTGATACCCTATGCCATGTCCGATACAGCTTCCACCTATTGCACTGTGCCGCTTAAAGAATTGCTGACGGCATTGGTGCCCTCCGACCTCAAGCTTGGCCGGCGCAAGGAAGGAAAAGCCAAAGCCCGTGTGCTGGTGGTTGAAGATGAGGTAATTAACCAGAAAGTGATTGCCGGAATCCTGAAGGCCGACGGCTACGATGTGGAAATTGCACCCGACGGCATTGTGGCGCTGATGCAAATCAGCAAAGGCAGTTTCGACGTCATCCTCTCCGACATTGCCATGCCCAACTTCGACGGCTACCAGATGCTGGAATTTATCAAGAAAAACAAGATAGAGATTCCTGTGGTCTTTTTGTCGGGCCACACCAGCCCCGAAGACGAAGCCAAAGGCCTGAGCCTGGGCGCTGCCGACTACATCCGAAAACCCATCGACCGAAATTTGCTTTTGCTCAGACTGCAGAGACTGCTTGGACGCTAA